A genomic stretch from Lentisphaerota bacterium includes:
- a CDS encoding helix-turn-helix domain-containing protein has translation MGKEELIGRILAATPDQIKAVERALSGEKTAEVTDTRLLTFSEAARRMLVSRQTIWRMVKEGRLPTVETRPDRYRVPAAALTAFVNRAA, from the coding sequence ATGGGCAAAGAGGAACTGATCGGGCGCATCCTGGCGGCGACGCCGGATCAAATCAAGGCGGTGGAACGGGCGCTCAGCGGCGAGAAGACCGCCGAGGTGACGGACACGCGGCTGCTGACCTTTTCCGAGGCGGCGCGCCGGATGCTCGTATCGCGGCAGACGATCTGGCGCATGGTGAAGGAGGGTCGGCTGCCAACCGTGGAGACGCGGCCGGACCGCTATCGCGTGCCGGCGGCCGCGCTGACGGCGTTCGTGAACCGCGCGGCATGA